A stretch of DNA from Posidoniimonas polymericola:
CCGGAAAACATTGGCTGGCTGGCTGGTTGGTCCACGCGGGGGGTCGCCTGCAAAGTCGTTGAGTCAGAAGAATCGCACGCACCGCAATTCTAATCCAAGCCAGCGGACACGCCCACCGAATCCCGCCACGACGGCAACTTCGAGCCCCGGCACAGGCGGCCTGTTGGAATCGATTGGCGCGTCCTACGCAGGCCGCAATCTCGAAGAATGCACCGCATGCGGAATCGACGCCCCACCGGCCGTTCGATGAGGTGGCCGGCATCCGGCGTCTCAAAAAGGGGCCCCGCAGTGCCCCCAATCAGTGCCGGACAAGATTCCTGCCGCCCGATCCCCGCGGCGGCCAAGGGGCCGTGGAGGAAACCATTCGCGGCGAACACCCGAGCGTCTCGGGCGCCGCCGTACGACGGCATCTAGGATTGCATGCCGACCGACTTCGCACCGACGATAGGGCGGGCCGCTTGCAAGCAGCAGCCCACGGCAGGCTGATCCCCGCTGCCCTGTCAAGCGGTCTTGCTCGCATGCGGACGCTGCTGGGCCTGGTGACCCTCGCGGGAATGCAATTGCTACGAGAGCCGGGCAAGCCAATGCTCCTTCGCAACTGCTCGAAATTCTACCCACCCTAACATGCCGAGACGCTTTGCTGTGGTTGGGCGGCGATGATAGCTTTAGGCCAAGCAAACGAAGCTGGCGCACCGGACGCGGCGCGCCAGCATCGGTCAGCGAAGACCGACAGCAAGGCGTGCGCTCACTGAATACCGACTGGCCTCGATCGAGGAAATGAAATGGCGAACATTTTAGTGGTCGGCAGCATCAACATGGACGTCGTCACGCCGATCACGCGTATGCCTGCGGCAGGCGAGACCCTGCATGCTGGCGATGTGGACTACCTGCCTGGCGGAAAGGGCGCCAACGCCGCGGTCGCCGCGGCCCGGCTGGGGGGCGAAGTCCGATTGGTCGGGTGCGTGGGTGACGACCCCTTCGGCAGCAACCTGCAGGACCATCTGCGCCGAGAGCGGATCGACGTCAGCCGGGTGCGTGTCGCGCCAACCAAGACGGGAATCGCGGTCATCCTCCTCGAAAAGGACAGCGGGCAGAACAGCATCCTGGTCAGCCCTGGCGCCAATGCCCTCGTCCAGGCCCCCCAAGACGACGCGTGGTACGCGTGGGGGGAGGTCTTAATGCTGCAGCTCGAGTGCCCGCTTTCAACCGCCGTCCGCGCGGCGCAACTGGCGCGACGAAACGGCGTGCTCGTGATCCTGGACCCGGCGCCCGCGTGCCCCCTGCTGCCGCCTGAGCTGCTGGGCGAGGTCGACGTGCTGCTCCCCAACGAGACCGAGCTCGCCACGCTCGCCCGGATGCCGGCCGGCTCTCTGGACGAGATCACGGCCGCGGCCAAGAGCCTCCAAGTCAGCACCGGCGTGCCGACGATCATCGTCACGCTGGGCCCACGCGGCGCCCTGATCGCATCCGACGCGGGGCAGTTCCTCGCGCCGCCGGCCCCGGTAGTGGCCGTCGACACCACGGCCGCCGGCGACACCTTCGCCGGCGCCCTGGCGGTAGCGCTCGCCGAGGGCCTACCGATCTACGACGCGGTGGCGTTCGCGACTAATGCCGGCGCGCTCGCCTGCACCGCGGTCGGCGCCCAGTCGGCCATGCCGACCCGCGCCGCTGTGCTCGATCGACTCGAGCAGCTCCCCCGTAGAGAAATCGATTAGGCGCACCCGGTGCGGCGCCGTTAGAGATGCCGCTTGAGAAACTCGAGGTACACCCCCCAGTCGTCCGTAGTCATCCCGTGCCCACCGTCGTGCATGTAATAGCCAAGGGCGCCGCCGATCAACCGCCCGGCTTTTGGAAGGTGCTCGGCCTCAATGCCCGACTCGCCGAGCAGTTTGTAGACGGGCGTGGCGGCTTTCGCGGCTAGGAACTCGCCCTTCGGGTCAGACCACTTGTCCTCCGTACCCGTCTGCAGCAGCAGCGGACGCGGCGCCATCAGGGCGATCAGCTGGTGGGCGTCGACCGGCGCGGCGTCCGGGTTGGCGGCCCACTCGCCGTAGTTGGCGGCGAACTGGTACTCGTACCGCTTGGGGGACGCCAGGTGGGCGATGGTCTCGCCGTAGTTGCGGCGGCTGAGGGCTGCCCCGCCCTCGCCGGAGCAGCTCGCGATCACCGCCGCGATCCGCTGATCGTTGGCGCCGGCCCACAGCACGGTCTTGCCCAGCCGCGACACGCCGGTCAGTGCCACCTTACGCCGTTAACCCTCTGAGTTGGTTAGCGGTTTGTACTTGCAGTTTGGTCGCCTTGAGGATTTTGGGCGG
This window harbors:
- the rbsK gene encoding ribokinase; this encodes MANILVVGSINMDVVTPITRMPAAGETLHAGDVDYLPGGKGANAAVAAARLGGEVRLVGCVGDDPFGSNLQDHLRRERIDVSRVRVAPTKTGIAVILLEKDSGQNSILVSPGANALVQAPQDDAWYAWGEVLMLQLECPLSTAVRAAQLARRNGVLVILDPAPACPLLPPELLGEVDVLLPNETELATLARMPAGSLDEITAAAKSLQVSTGVPTIIVTLGPRGALIASDAGQFLAPPAPVVAVDTTAAGDTFAGALAVALAEGLPIYDAVAFATNAGALACTAVGAQSAMPTRAAVLDRLEQLPRREID
- a CDS encoding glucuronyl esterase domain-containing protein is translated as MALTGVSRLGKTVLWAGANDQRIAAVIASCSGEGGAALSRRNYGETIAHLASPKRYEYQFAANYGEWAANPDAAPVDAHQLIALMAPRPLLLQTGTEDKWSDPKGEFLAAKAATPVYKLLGESGIEAEHLPKAGRLIGGALGYYMHDGGHGMTTDDWGVYLEFLKRHL